Sequence from the Leptospira dzoumogneensis genome:
TCCTAAGAGAGAAAAGCTGATCGCTTTTAGAGGTGCTTGTTGGTATTCTTGGGAAGAACAAACCAAGTCCATGAAGGACTTGGAAAATTATGATTTTGAATGGCTTTTGCCTGGCCACGGGCACCCCGCTCATACGGATCGGAAGAGTATGAGCGAGATGCTTAGGTCCTGTGTTCTATGGATGCAAAAACGTTAGAATGATTCCCTGCTTCCTAAATATTCTTCCTGTCCCGAGAATACACTCTCTGCATAGGCAGGAACTCCTCCCCATTTTTTAACCGCTCCCGGTCCCGCGTTATAGGCGAGAAGAGCCAAACGAAGATTTCCTTCGTGAGTTTCTAAAAGATGGTTCAGATAAGAGACTCCAAGATGGATATTTGTCTCCGGTTCCAGTAGATCTTGTTTTTTGATATGTTTTCCTTCCCAGGATGCGATCCAGGATCCGGTCCCAGGCATGATCTGCATAAGTCCCAGTGCATTCTTCTTGGATCTTGCTTTTCGGTAGAATTCAGACTCTGTTTTGATGATCCCGAGAAGTAACCCTGCCTTCTCCCCTTTTTGGCAATAAACTCCGCAGGCGCTATTATTGATCCTTTCTGATTCTTTTTCTACGGTTAAGGATAGAAGTTCCAGCTCCGTTTCCGTCAGGCTTGGTCTCTCGGAGCGAATGTATTCTTTGATTTGAGTGGATTCTGGAAGGGAGTTCCTACCAGGAGCGCTCTTTCCGATCAGGGAACCCGCGATTGGGGCTACAAATGATTGGTAGAGCAGTGGTAATGAGGCGATGAATATGTATCTT
This genomic interval carries:
- a CDS encoding lytic transglycosylase domain-containing protein, producing MLQPKVRKRYIFIASLPLLYQSFVAPIAGSLIGKSAPGRNSLPESTQIKEYIRSERPSLTETELELLSLTVEKESERINNSACGVYCQKGEKAGLLLGIIKTESEFYRKARSKKNALGLMQIMPGTGSWIASWEGKHIKKQDLLEPETNIHLGVSYLNHLLETHEGNLRLALLAYNAGPGAVKKWGGVPAYAESVFSGQEEYLGSRESF